From Luteolibacter arcticus, one genomic window encodes:
- a CDS encoding D-hexose-6-phosphate mutarotase, with amino-acid sequence MIATPACVRLTYPAKDYPVLEIDHPSCRARVALHGAHVMEWQPAGHEPVLYCSPETVLREGKAIRGGIPICWPWFNAHPTDPSKPAHGIARNRFWQLTDSQDGGESVELRFELKSADATRAIWDQEFHAIVEVRLGAELHVSLSSHNPGSTPFCMTGALHTYLAVDDIANVEIAGLDGASFVETAGGRREPGVQAGHIKVEGEIDRIYASTSTATIRDGRRTLQIHKHGSASTIVWNPGPEKAANLGDLPAEDFRRFICVETANAPGAEVTIEPGAHHVLRTRIAVS; translated from the coding sequence ATGATCGCAACGCCCGCCTGCGTCCGCCTGACCTATCCCGCGAAGGATTACCCGGTGCTGGAGATCGATCATCCATCCTGTCGGGCGCGGGTGGCCCTGCACGGGGCGCACGTGATGGAGTGGCAGCCCGCCGGCCACGAGCCGGTGCTGTATTGCAGCCCGGAGACGGTCTTGCGGGAGGGCAAGGCGATCCGCGGGGGCATCCCGATCTGCTGGCCGTGGTTCAATGCCCACCCGACCGATCCCTCGAAGCCCGCGCACGGCATCGCGCGCAACCGCTTCTGGCAGCTGACCGATAGCCAGGATGGCGGCGAATCGGTCGAACTCCGCTTTGAGCTGAAATCCGCCGATGCCACCCGGGCGATCTGGGATCAGGAATTCCATGCCATCGTCGAGGTCCGGCTCGGTGCGGAACTCCACGTTTCGCTCTCATCGCACAATCCCGGCAGCACGCCGTTTTGCATGACGGGAGCGCTGCACACCTACCTCGCAGTCGATGACATCGCGAACGTGGAAATCGCCGGCTTGGACGGTGCCTCATTTGTCGAAACCGCCGGTGGCCGACGAGAGCCCGGCGTGCAGGCAGGCCACATCAAAGTCGAAGGTGAGATCGACCGGATCTACGCCTCGACATCCACGGCCACCATCCGCGATGGCAGGCGGACCCTCCAGATCCACAAGCACGGCAGCGCTTCCACCATCGTCTGGAACCCCGGTCCGGAAAAAGCCGCGAACCTCGGCGACCTGCCGGCGGAGGATTTCCGGCGCTTCATCTGCGTCGAAACCGCGAACGCACCCGGTGCAGAGGTCACGATCGAGCCTGGTGCTCACCACGTGCTGCGGACGCGCATCGCAGTGAGCTGA